A region of Mycolicibacterium brumae DNA encodes the following proteins:
- a CDS encoding CCA tRNA nucleotidyltransferase, translating to MPDTDDTADAELLARAAVALTGHRHVLADLGARFQLAGHELYLVGGTVRDALLGRLGGDLDFTTSARPDEVQRILQPWADAMWDTGIAFGTVGAARHGHQVEITTYRADSYDQVSRNPTVAFGDTLAGDLVRRDFTVNAMAVRITADGPGEFVDPLNGLAALRERVLDTPSAPQVSFGDDPLRMLRAARFVSQLGFALAPRVRTAIEEMAPQLSRITAERIAAELDKLMLGADPAAGIEVMVSTGLGEQILPEVGGMRMAIDEHHQHKDVYQHSLTVLRQAIDLEDDGPDLVLRWAALLHDIGKPATRRHEPGGGVSFHHHEVVGAKLTRKRMRALKYSKQMVDDVSQLVYLHLRFHGYGDGRWTDSAVRRYVTDAGPLLARLHKLVRADCTTRNKRRAARLQATYDELEHRIAELAAKEDLARVRPDLDGNAIMELLGISAGPEVGRAWRHLKELRMERGPLDPDEARAELLDWWNREGSAGV from the coding sequence GTGCCCGACACCGATGACACCGCCGACGCGGAGCTGCTGGCGCGCGCGGCCGTCGCGCTGACCGGCCACCGTCACGTGCTGGCGGACCTCGGCGCGCGCTTCCAGCTCGCCGGACATGAGCTGTACCTGGTCGGCGGCACGGTGCGCGACGCGCTGCTGGGCCGGCTCGGCGGCGACCTCGACTTCACCACCAGCGCCCGACCCGACGAAGTGCAACGCATACTGCAGCCGTGGGCCGACGCGATGTGGGACACCGGCATCGCGTTCGGGACGGTCGGCGCCGCGCGCCATGGCCACCAGGTGGAGATCACCACCTATCGGGCCGACAGTTATGACCAGGTGTCGCGCAACCCGACGGTCGCCTTCGGCGACACCCTGGCCGGTGATCTGGTGCGCCGGGACTTCACCGTCAACGCGATGGCGGTCCGCATCACCGCCGACGGACCCGGTGAGTTCGTCGATCCGCTGAACGGGCTGGCCGCGCTGCGGGAGCGGGTGCTCGACACCCCGTCGGCCCCGCAGGTGTCGTTCGGCGACGACCCGCTGCGGATGCTGCGCGCGGCCCGGTTCGTCTCCCAACTCGGCTTCGCGTTGGCGCCGCGGGTGCGGACGGCCATCGAGGAGATGGCGCCGCAGCTGTCGCGGATCACCGCCGAGCGGATCGCCGCGGAACTGGACAAGCTGATGCTCGGCGCCGACCCGGCCGCCGGCATCGAGGTGATGGTGTCCACCGGCCTCGGCGAGCAGATCCTGCCCGAGGTCGGCGGGATGCGGATGGCCATCGACGAGCACCACCAGCACAAGGACGTCTACCAGCATTCGTTGACGGTGCTGCGTCAGGCCATCGACCTGGAGGACGACGGCCCGGACCTGGTGCTGCGCTGGGCTGCGCTGCTGCACGACATCGGCAAGCCCGCCACCCGTCGTCACGAGCCGGGCGGCGGGGTCAGTTTCCACCACCACGAGGTGGTCGGCGCGAAGCTGACCCGCAAGCGGATGCGGGCGTTGAAGTACTCCAAGCAGATGGTCGACGACGTGTCCCAGCTGGTGTATCTGCACCTGCGGTTCCACGGCTACGGGGACGGCCGGTGGACCGATTCGGCGGTGCGCCGCTACGTCACCGACGCCGGGCCGCTGCTGGCCAGGCTGCACAAGCTGGTCCGCGCCGACTGCACCACCCGTAACAAGCGCCGCGCCGCCCGGCTGCAGGCCACCTACGACGAGCTGGAGCACCGGATCGCCGAGCTGGCCGCCAAGGAGGACCTGGCGCGGGTTCGCCCGGACCTGGACGGCAACGCGATCATGGAGCTGCTCGGCATCTCGGCCGGACCGGAGGTCGGCCGCGCCTGGCGCCACCTCAAGGAACTGCGGATGGAACGCGGCCCGCTGGACCCCGACGAGGCCCGGGCCGAGCTCTTGGATTGGTGGAACCGGGAGGGCTCCGCCGGCGTCTGA
- a CDS encoding TIGR03084 family metal-binding protein, with protein MAELSTIVADLRSESDDLDALVAELPAQRWAEATPAPGWTIAHQIAHLYWTDRVSLIAITDPDGFQQLLTEAWQNPTGFVDDGADELAALPPEELLDAWRQTRGALHDALLTVPDGQKLPWFGPPMSAASMATARTMETWAHGLDVADALGVSRTPTARLRSVAHLGVRARDYAYLVNQLTPPAEPFYVELTGPGGEVWTWGDPDAAQRVTGSALDFCMLVTRRRNPAELDVVAVGDDAQQWLTIAQAFAGPPGQGR; from the coding sequence ATGGCCGAGCTGAGCACTATCGTCGCCGATCTGCGCTCCGAGAGCGACGACCTGGACGCGCTGGTGGCCGAGCTGCCCGCGCAGCGCTGGGCCGAAGCCACGCCCGCGCCGGGCTGGACCATCGCCCATCAAATCGCGCACCTGTACTGGACCGACCGGGTGTCCCTGATCGCGATCACCGACCCGGACGGATTTCAGCAGCTGCTCACCGAGGCGTGGCAGAACCCGACCGGTTTCGTCGACGACGGCGCGGACGAACTCGCGGCGCTGCCGCCGGAGGAGCTGCTCGACGCCTGGCGGCAGACCCGCGGCGCGCTGCACGACGCGCTGCTGACGGTGCCCGACGGGCAGAAGCTGCCGTGGTTCGGGCCGCCGATGAGCGCGGCGTCGATGGCCACCGCGCGGACCATGGAGACCTGGGCGCACGGCCTGGACGTCGCCGACGCCCTCGGGGTGTCCCGCACGCCGACGGCCCGGCTGCGGTCGGTCGCGCACCTGGGGGTCCGCGCCCGCGACTACGCCTACCTGGTCAACCAGCTGACCCCGCCCGCCGAGCCGTTCTACGTCGAGCTGACCGGGCCGGGCGGCGAGGTGTGGACCTGGGGCGATCCGGACGCGGCGCAGCGGGTGACCGGGTCGGCGTTGGACTTCTGCATGCTGGTCACCCGTCGCCGCAATCCGGCCGAGCTCGACGTCGTCGCCGTCGGCGACGACGCGCAGCAGTGGCTGACTATCGCCCAGGCGTTCGCGGGCCCTCCGGGCCAGGGTCGCTGA
- a CDS encoding pullulanase produces the protein MEYCLGPGDGTASVFDSPMDLDIDGDGVFDAVGLDFDGDGASDDALADLDGDGTADHVVLDAGSPDQRWFTDDGTGVWALAADPVGRGSPLRWLALDGAEHTGSPADFDGDGLADDEFFDDNGDGLADRVLSRAPAGGYDGGYVDVDGDGRWDVRLVDADGDGRADGASPLSDPGPEGPRTPGR, from the coding sequence ATGGAGTACTGCCTGGGCCCCGGGGACGGGACGGCGTCGGTGTTCGACAGCCCGATGGATCTCGACATCGACGGTGACGGGGTGTTCGACGCCGTCGGTCTGGATTTCGACGGCGATGGGGCGAGCGACGACGCGCTGGCCGACCTCGATGGCGACGGGACGGCCGATCACGTCGTGCTCGACGCCGGCTCGCCGGATCAGCGCTGGTTCACCGACGACGGGACCGGCGTGTGGGCGCTGGCCGCCGACCCGGTCGGCCGGGGGTCACCGCTGCGCTGGCTGGCGCTCGACGGGGCCGAGCACACCGGATCACCGGCGGACTTCGACGGCGACGGGCTGGCCGACGACGAGTTCTTCGACGACAACGGTGACGGTCTGGCCGACCGGGTGCTGTCCCGCGCCCCGGCCGGCGGTTACGACGGCGGCTACGTCGACGTCGATGGCGACGGCCGCTGGGACGTGCGCCTGGTGGACGCCGACGGCGACGGACGCGCCGACGGGGCGAGCCCGCTCAGCGACCCTGGCCCGGAGGGCCCGCGAACGCCTGGGCGATAG
- a CDS encoding NUDIX hydrolase gives MSDGEQGRPRRRRGRRRGRRSGPAARNRAEQSPDTPPSAPSPDTAAPASPAPSRRRRAATRLRTVHEISAGGLVIDGLDGPPEEALAALIGRIDRRGRMLWSMPKGHIEQGETAEQTAIREVAEETGIEGKVLACLGSIDYWFVTEGRRVHKTVHHYLLRFAGGELSDSDREVAKVAWVPLSELPSRLAYADERRLAEVAGKLITLLQADGPSALPPLPRSAPRRRPQTHSRSRNHRPDDGSRGQANGHGPAL, from the coding sequence GTGTCGGACGGTGAACAGGGCAGGCCGCGGCGACGCCGTGGCCGCCGCCGCGGTCGCCGTTCGGGTCCGGCTGCCCGCAACCGCGCCGAGCAGTCCCCCGACACCCCGCCGTCGGCCCCGAGTCCCGACACCGCCGCCCCGGCCTCCCCGGCCCCGTCCCGCCGCCGTCGCGCCGCCACCCGGTTGCGGACGGTGCACGAGATCTCCGCGGGCGGGCTCGTCATCGACGGCCTGGACGGCCCGCCGGAGGAGGCGCTGGCCGCGCTGATCGGCCGGATCGACCGCCGCGGCCGGATGCTGTGGTCGATGCCGAAGGGGCATATCGAGCAGGGCGAGACCGCCGAGCAGACCGCCATCCGCGAGGTCGCCGAGGAGACCGGGATCGAGGGCAAGGTGCTGGCCTGCCTCGGCAGCATCGACTACTGGTTCGTCACCGAAGGCCGCCGGGTGCACAAGACGGTGCACCACTATCTGCTGCGGTTCGCCGGCGGTGAGCTGTCCGACAGTGACCGCGAAGTCGCCAAGGTGGCCTGGGTGCCGCTGTCGGAACTGCCGTCCCGGTTGGCCTACGCCGACGAGCGCCGGCTCGCGGAGGTCGCCGGCAAACTGATCACCCTGCTGCAGGCCGATGGCCCGTCGGCGCTGCCGCCGCTGCCGCGCAGCGCACCGCGACGACGGCCGCAGACCCATTCCCGCAGCCGCAACCATCGCCCCGACGACGGCAGCCGCGGGCAGGCAAACGGCCACGGTCCCGCACTGTGA